From Aurantimicrobium sp. INA4, one genomic window encodes:
- the trpB gene encoding tryptophan synthase subunit beta, protein MALRDELGPYFGEYGGRFVPESLIAALDELSVAYELAKFDPGFQKELADLHRTYTGRPSIITEVPRFAEHAGGARIFLKREDLNHTGSHKINNVLGQALLAKRLGKTRIIAETGAGQHGVASATAAALFGLECVVYMGEVDTERQALNVARMRLLGATVIPVTTGSRTLKDAINEALRDWVANVDTTHYLLGTVAGPHPFPVMVRDFHKIIGEEAREQMLDITGQLPTAVAACVGGGSNAIGIFHAFLDDPTVGLYGFEAAGRGVDTPKHAATITKGRPGVLHGARSYMLQDEDGQTIESHSISAGLDYPGVGPEHSWLNDIGRAHYRPITDAEAMDALRLLARTEGIIPAIETAHGLAGALQLGKELGPDAIILVNNSGRGDKDMETAAKYFGILDGGAA, encoded by the coding sequence ATGGCTCTTCGCGATGAACTTGGTCCTTACTTTGGTGAATACGGCGGACGCTTTGTTCCCGAATCACTCATCGCTGCACTGGATGAGCTTTCAGTAGCCTATGAACTTGCCAAATTTGACCCCGGTTTTCAGAAGGAATTAGCGGATCTTCACCGCACCTATACCGGTCGACCTTCCATCATTACGGAAGTTCCTCGTTTTGCGGAGCACGCCGGGGGAGCTCGTATATTCCTCAAGCGCGAAGATCTCAACCACACTGGCAGTCACAAAATCAACAATGTTTTGGGGCAAGCCCTCTTAGCAAAGCGATTGGGAAAGACACGCATTATTGCAGAAACCGGTGCAGGCCAGCATGGTGTTGCCAGCGCCACTGCAGCTGCCCTTTTTGGTCTGGAATGTGTTGTCTACATGGGTGAAGTTGACACTGAACGTCAGGCGCTCAATGTCGCCCGTATGCGTCTTCTCGGCGCCACAGTCATTCCGGTCACCACCGGTTCTCGCACGCTCAAAGATGCCATCAATGAGGCACTTCGTGACTGGGTTGCCAACGTGGACACCACTCACTATTTGCTTGGTACTGTAGCTGGACCTCACCCGTTCCCAGTCATGGTCCGTGATTTCCACAAGATTATTGGTGAAGAAGCTCGTGAACAGATGCTTGATATCACTGGACAACTTCCTACCGCTGTCGCTGCTTGCGTTGGTGGTGGTTCAAACGCCATAGGTATCTTCCATGCGTTCCTAGACGACCCCACGGTTGGCCTATATGGTTTTGAAGCAGCGGGTCGCGGTGTAGACACACCTAAACACGCTGCAACGATCACCAAGGGTCGCCCCGGTGTTCTACACGGTGCTCGTTCCTACATGCTCCAAGACGAAGATGGACAGACAATTGAGTCTCACTCCATCTCTGCCGGTTTGGACTATCCCGGTGTTGGACCTGAGCATTCCTGGTTGAACGACATTGGTCGCGCACACTATCGCCCCATTACAGATGCTGAGGCTATGGATGCGTTGCGTCTCTTAGCTCGCACGGAAGGCATCATTCCCGCTATCGAAACTGCACACGGCCTTGCAGGTGCTCTGCAGCTAGGTAAAGAGCTTGGTCCTGATGCGATAATTTTGGTGAATAATTCTGGTCGCGGAGACAAAGATATGGAAACTGCTGCTAAGTACTTCGGCATTCTCGATGGGGGAGCAGCATGA
- the trpC gene encoding indole-3-glycerol phosphate synthase TrpC, with translation MLSDLTAGALADAAARREFVSFAQVEAAALAQTPALNGLEFLAPSDHIKVIAEVKRASPSRGDLAPISDPAALARTYAANGASTISVLTEGRKFKGTLHDLRAVRAEVSVPVLRKDFIAEKYQILEARAAGADLVLLIVAALDQELLAELNAFALSLGLTVLVETHSREELHRALDIDAKLIGVNARNLNTFELDRDLFASLVGEIPAGVIKVAESAVRNATDVQHYRDAGADVVLVGEALVTSDPAATLQSFLAV, from the coding sequence ATGCTGTCCGACCTGACAGCTGGTGCACTGGCTGACGCGGCTGCACGGCGTGAATTTGTATCCTTTGCACAAGTTGAAGCAGCAGCATTAGCGCAGACTCCTGCACTGAATGGTCTTGAATTTCTTGCACCTAGCGATCACATCAAAGTGATTGCTGAAGTAAAAAGAGCAAGTCCATCTCGTGGCGACCTTGCCCCAATATCTGATCCCGCTGCACTTGCACGCACTTACGCTGCCAATGGCGCTTCTACTATCAGTGTCTTGACAGAAGGCCGGAAATTTAAGGGAACTCTTCATGATCTGCGTGCTGTCAGAGCCGAGGTTTCTGTTCCTGTCTTGCGTAAAGACTTCATTGCCGAAAAATATCAAATCCTCGAAGCTCGTGCTGCTGGAGCTGATCTTGTTCTGCTCATTGTTGCTGCACTAGATCAAGAACTTCTGGCCGAATTGAACGCGTTCGCTCTCTCTTTGGGCCTTACCGTATTGGTCGAGACACACTCACGTGAAGAACTTCATCGTGCGCTAGATATTGATGCGAAGTTGATTGGTGTTAATGCGCGAAACTTAAATACCTTTGAGCTTGATAGAGATCTCTTTGCTTCACTCGTTGGCGAGATTCCTGCTGGCGTCATCAAAGTGGCAGAATCAGCAGTACGAAACGCAACAGATGTTCAGCACTATCGAGACGCAGGTGCTGACGTCGTGCTCGTAGGTGAAGCTCTCGTCACCTCTGACCCTGCAGCAACCCTCCAATCCTTCCTGGCGGTATAA
- a CDS encoding DUF6704 family protein: MSNDIADPGEGNSPAAWTAVITMLVFFVIGTTAFFLAIEWLVWASAVGIFVGWGLGFLLAKLGYGVNGPKFTPKPHHY, from the coding sequence ATGAGCAACGACATCGCTGATCCAGGAGAGGGCAACTCGCCCGCAGCATGGACCGCTGTAATTACCATGTTGGTATTTTTTGTCATTGGGACAACCGCATTCTTCCTCGCGATTGAATGGCTTGTCTGGGCTTCTGCCGTCGGAATTTTTGTCGGATGGGGACTTGGATTCCTTCTGGCAAAGCTTGGTTATGGTGTGAACGGTCCTAAGTTCACCCCCAAGCCACACCACTACTAA
- a CDS encoding Trp biosynthesis-associated membrane protein, with protein MNYRKFKTYSLFAAFVLSAAILISWSQTWFFLEVTFPTENSEGLAVSGQIAAPGLSAFGLAGFAITAALALSSVVIRRILGVLLLGLGIAVVFISLSAWTDPVLAAAPLLTSLSAISDIETLRTFVLSSWLTAWPGISVVAGILLVPLGIIIVFTAGKWGTGSRKFDRVDPSSSDSLQAKPRQSTVGENKDTSSVNIDAWDSLSHGIDPTIN; from the coding sequence ATGAACTACCGAAAGTTCAAGACATACTCTCTGTTTGCGGCTTTCGTCCTGTCAGCAGCAATTCTGATTAGCTGGTCACAAACATGGTTTTTCCTTGAAGTTACCTTTCCAACTGAGAATTCTGAGGGTCTGGCAGTATCCGGTCAGATAGCCGCACCAGGTTTGAGCGCATTTGGACTAGCTGGCTTTGCAATTACCGCAGCGCTTGCACTGTCATCAGTTGTCATTCGTCGAATACTGGGTGTTTTGCTCTTGGGACTTGGCATCGCTGTTGTGTTTATCAGCCTTTCTGCCTGGACTGACCCAGTTCTTGCAGCAGCACCATTGCTGACTTCGTTGAGTGCAATCAGCGACATTGAAACGTTACGGACTTTCGTTCTTTCATCTTGGTTAACGGCTTGGCCGGGTATTTCCGTAGTTGCAGGAATCCTTCTTGTCCCTTTGGGAATCATCATTGTGTTCACCGCAGGTAAATGGGGTACCGGTAGTCGAAAGTTTGACAGAGTTGACCCAAGCAGCTCAGATTCTTTACAAGCAAAGCCTCGACAGAGCACTGTCGGAGAAAACAAAGATACTTCCTCGGTAAATATTGATGCCTGGGACTCGTTGAGCCACGGAATCGACCCAACTATCAACTAG
- a CDS encoding anthranilate synthase component I: protein MAKHDTNLQSFSSLLAEGHKVIPVTRSLFADAETPISIYRKLASGVPGSFLLESAEQGGIWSRFSFVGVSSYGVITDHDGTPQWQDYGLSSQDAFGSEIPATGLSALDALYRRWKTPHIEGMPPLTGALVGFIGWEAIRELEKLPSEPPADFSIPRQGLSFSREVIVLDHKFGTVTLISNVLVLGDSPSSEELFTSAQARLDDLQLRLSVPGPVGLAHIDLDTAAKPRLRTPKQDFLDAVVASKRHIVDGDVFQVVISQRFDADNSASPEDVYRVLRSLNPSPYMYLLALETVDGNPYSIVGSSPEALVKVSSGRVFTHPIAGSRPRGANPEQDLELETDLLADDKERSEHLMLVDLARNDLLRVCDAGSVEVTEFMRVERFSHIMHIVSSVEGDLVAGKGPVDVFRATFPAGTLSGAPKPRALEIIDDLEPAQRGVYGGVVGYFDFAGDADLAIAIRTVVLKDDKAYVQAGAGLVMDSVPETEYLETQNKAAAPLRAVAIANALKKV from the coding sequence GTGGCTAAGCACGACACCAACTTGCAGTCATTCAGCTCATTGCTTGCTGAGGGACACAAAGTAATTCCTGTCACACGGTCACTTTTTGCAGATGCTGAAACACCCATCAGCATTTATCGGAAGCTTGCTTCGGGTGTACCAGGATCATTTCTACTCGAATCCGCAGAACAGGGCGGTATTTGGTCCCGATTCTCTTTCGTCGGGGTTTCAAGCTATGGCGTCATTACCGATCATGACGGAACTCCTCAGTGGCAAGATTATGGACTGTCTTCACAAGATGCTTTCGGCAGTGAGATCCCAGCGACAGGTCTGAGCGCGCTGGATGCTCTTTACCGACGTTGGAAGACACCTCACATCGAGGGGATGCCCCCACTGACGGGTGCACTCGTAGGTTTTATCGGATGGGAAGCCATTCGAGAGTTGGAGAAACTTCCAAGTGAACCTCCTGCTGATTTCTCTATTCCTCGACAGGGTTTAAGTTTTTCACGCGAGGTCATCGTTCTCGATCACAAATTTGGAACAGTCACACTGATCTCCAACGTTCTTGTTCTGGGTGATTCACCTTCATCTGAAGAACTCTTCACCAGTGCACAAGCGCGATTGGATGATCTGCAACTCCGACTTTCCGTTCCTGGACCCGTCGGCTTGGCGCACATTGACCTTGATACGGCCGCCAAACCTCGTCTTCGCACACCCAAACAGGATTTCCTTGACGCAGTAGTTGCTTCAAAGAGGCACATCGTCGATGGTGATGTGTTCCAGGTAGTCATCTCACAACGCTTCGATGCTGATAATTCAGCTTCTCCTGAAGATGTGTATCGCGTGCTCCGGAGCTTGAACCCCAGCCCATACATGTATTTGTTGGCGCTGGAAACTGTTGATGGTAATCCCTACTCAATTGTGGGTTCCAGCCCAGAGGCACTCGTCAAAGTGTCCTCGGGGCGTGTCTTTACACACCCGATTGCAGGTTCGAGGCCACGGGGTGCAAATCCTGAACAAGATCTGGAATTAGAGACTGATCTGCTGGCAGATGATAAGGAACGTTCTGAGCACTTAATGCTTGTTGACCTTGCTCGTAATGATCTCTTGCGGGTCTGTGATGCTGGTTCAGTAGAGGTGACTGAGTTCATGCGTGTGGAACGTTTCTCGCACATCATGCACATCGTAAGTTCAGTTGAAGGAGACCTTGTTGCAGGAAAGGGTCCCGTTGATGTTTTTCGGGCCACTTTTCCTGCAGGAACGCTCAGCGGTGCTCCTAAACCCCGAGCCCTCGAAATCATTGACGACCTCGAACCTGCTCAACGTGGCGTGTATGGGGGAGTAGTTGGATACTTTGACTTCGCAGGGGATGCTGATTTGGCTATCGCTATTCGCACGGTTGTACTCAAAGACGACAAGGCTTATGTCCAGGCAGGTGCTGGCCTCGTGATGGATTCAGTACCTGAAACCGAATATCTCGAAACTCAAAACAAGGCAGCTGCTCCCTTGCGTGCTGTGGCTATCGCTAACGCATTGAAGAAGGTGTGA
- the hisI gene encoding phosphoribosyl-AMP cyclohydrolase, with the protein MSAFDPSSLKYDSQGLIPAIIQDVANNDVLMLGYMNAEAVRRTLAEGRVTFWSRSRREYWRKGDTSGHAQFVRSVHHDCDADTLLIGVEQIGAACHTGSRTCFEKYEVAAVDDVDSSVIGQGE; encoded by the coding sequence ATGTCAGCTTTCGATCCATCCAGCTTGAAGTATGACTCGCAAGGTTTGATCCCCGCCATCATTCAAGATGTTGCCAACAACGATGTTCTGATGCTCGGATACATGAACGCTGAGGCTGTTCGAAGAACTCTCGCTGAAGGGCGAGTCACTTTCTGGTCTCGATCCCGCCGAGAGTATTGGCGAAAAGGCGACACTAGCGGTCACGCTCAATTCGTTCGTTCAGTGCACCACGACTGTGATGCTGATACTTTGCTCATCGGTGTTGAACAGATTGGTGCTGCGTGCCACACCGGATCACGCACTTGTTTTGAAAAATATGAGGTTGCCGCTGTCGACGATGTGGACTCTTCTGTGATTGGTCAGGGGGAGTAG
- the hisF gene encoding imidazole glycerol phosphate synthase subunit HisF yields MSVAVRIIPCLDVADGRVVKGVNFLNLKDQGDPVELARYYYEQGADEITFLDVKATVENRSTMFDVVARTADAVFIPLTVGGGVRTVEDVAQLLAHGADKVGVNSAAIQRPELVDEISSRFGAQVLVLSLDITRSSSTPSGFVVTTHGGRELTDIDALEWAREAINRGAGELLVNSIDADGTKDGFDLELISAIREISSVPIIASGGAGSADDFPPAIHAGADAALAASIFHSKAVTIEEVKSVLKNDGFEVR; encoded by the coding sequence ATGTCAGTAGCTGTTCGCATCATTCCCTGCCTCGACGTAGCTGATGGTCGAGTAGTCAAGGGTGTCAACTTCCTGAATCTGAAAGACCAGGGAGATCCTGTTGAGCTTGCTCGTTATTACTACGAGCAAGGTGCAGACGAGATTACGTTTCTGGACGTCAAAGCCACGGTAGAAAACCGTTCCACCATGTTTGACGTCGTTGCTCGCACGGCAGATGCAGTTTTTATCCCTTTGACGGTGGGTGGCGGTGTTCGCACTGTTGAGGATGTTGCTCAGTTACTCGCTCACGGTGCAGATAAGGTCGGTGTCAACAGCGCTGCCATTCAACGACCTGAGTTGGTGGATGAAATATCTAGTCGCTTTGGTGCACAAGTACTTGTGCTGTCCTTGGACATCACTCGGTCTTCGTCGACCCCGTCTGGTTTCGTTGTGACGACTCATGGTGGTCGCGAACTCACAGACATTGACGCGCTTGAATGGGCTCGCGAGGCCATTAATCGGGGCGCTGGTGAGCTTCTGGTGAATTCAATTGATGCAGATGGAACTAAAGATGGTTTCGACCTCGAATTAATCTCAGCAATTCGAGAGATTAGTTCTGTCCCCATTATTGCCAGTGGAGGCGCCGGGTCAGCAGATGATTTTCCCCCTGCTATTCACGCAGGAGCAGACGCAGCACTTGCTGCAAGTATTTTCCACTCCAAAGCTGTCACTATTGAAGAAGTAAAATCAGTTTTGAAAAACGATGGGTTTGAGGTGCGATAA
- the hisG gene encoding ATP phosphoribosyltransferase, protein MLRVAIPNKGSLAEISAEMLYEAGYTGRKDQRDLHYSDTRNGVEFFYLRPRDIATYVGSGALDVGITGRDLLLDSYSEAKEIAELSFGDSTFRFAGPAGTFSDLSDLAGKRVATSYPGLVGTFLAQAGVQSHLVKLDGAVESAVRLGVADAVADVVSTGSTLRKAGLDIFGPVILESTAVLISRDASIDGISTLMRRLQGVLVAKQYVLMDYDVPKKFLDEACAIAPGIESPTVSPLHDPEWVAVRVMVPRADRNDVMDKLYDLGARAILVSAIHAARL, encoded by the coding sequence ATGTTGCGCGTAGCTATTCCAAACAAAGGCTCTCTAGCTGAGATATCTGCTGAAATGCTCTACGAAGCCGGTTACACCGGTCGAAAAGATCAAAGAGATCTCCACTACTCCGATACTCGGAATGGTGTTGAGTTCTTCTATCTTCGTCCGAGAGATATCGCCACATATGTTGGTTCGGGTGCGCTGGACGTAGGAATCACAGGCCGCGATTTACTGCTTGATTCTTACTCAGAAGCTAAAGAAATTGCCGAACTTTCATTCGGTGACTCTACATTTCGTTTTGCTGGGCCTGCAGGAACTTTCTCAGATCTTTCTGATCTTGCAGGAAAGCGTGTTGCTACGAGCTACCCAGGTCTCGTGGGTACTTTCCTTGCACAAGCCGGAGTGCAGTCACACCTGGTCAAGTTGGACGGTGCTGTTGAATCGGCCGTTCGCTTAGGTGTTGCCGACGCTGTTGCTGATGTTGTCTCTACCGGTTCGACTCTGCGTAAGGCAGGTCTGGATATCTTCGGCCCTGTCATCCTCGAATCCACAGCAGTATTGATTAGTCGCGATGCCTCCATCGATGGCATTAGCACCCTGATGCGTCGTTTGCAGGGTGTTCTTGTGGCAAAACAGTATGTCCTGATGGATTACGACGTACCCAAGAAGTTCTTAGATGAAGCTTGTGCGATTGCACCTGGTATTGAGTCACCCACAGTTAGCCCACTGCACGACCCCGAATGGGTTGCCGTGCGTGTTATGGTTCCACGTGCGGATCGTAATGACGTCATGGACAAGCTCTATGACCTTGGTGCCCGCGCCATATTGGTTTCTGCGATCCACGCTGCTCGCCTGTAA
- a CDS encoding phosphoribosyl-ATP diphosphatase, producing the protein MKSFDSLFSELSAKAVERPEGSRTVAELDAGVHAIGKKIVEEAAEVWMAAEYQSQEATAEEISQLLYHVQVLMIAKGISLDEVNHHL; encoded by the coding sequence GTGAAATCTTTTGATTCCCTCTTCTCCGAGCTCTCAGCAAAGGCTGTCGAGCGCCCAGAAGGTTCGCGAACTGTAGCTGAACTTGATGCTGGCGTTCACGCTATTGGTAAGAAAATCGTTGAAGAAGCAGCAGAAGTCTGGATGGCTGCTGAATACCAATCTCAAGAGGCAACTGCCGAAGAAATTTCTCAGCTTCTCTACCATGTGCAGGTTTTGATGATTGCCAAGGGCATCTCGCTCGACGAAGTCAACCATCATCTCTAA
- the rpe gene encoding ribulose-phosphate 3-epimerase, which yields MAIRINPSILSADFVNMERDLGSIATADLVHVDVMDNHFVPNLTFGPQMVGRIQDVSPIPLDVHLMIENPERWASGYAELGAYSVTFHAESTVNPVAVARRLREIGARAGLAVKPGTDIEPYLELISEFDQILVMTVEPGFGGQSFIPDVMPKLALLDEARKKSGLDVWLQVDGGITLDTIVIAAEAGADTFVAGSSVYNSGNPEKAIAGLRAAAHSAHKH from the coding sequence ATGGCCATTCGGATCAATCCCAGCATCCTTTCCGCTGACTTCGTCAACATGGAGCGAGACCTGGGTTCCATAGCAACTGCGGATCTTGTGCACGTAGATGTGATGGACAATCATTTTGTGCCTAACCTCACCTTTGGGCCTCAGATGGTTGGTCGCATACAGGATGTTTCGCCGATCCCACTTGATGTTCACCTCATGATCGAGAATCCAGAACGCTGGGCGTCCGGTTATGCAGAACTTGGTGCGTATTCGGTGACCTTCCATGCTGAGTCCACAGTCAATCCCGTTGCAGTCGCGCGCCGTTTGCGTGAAATCGGTGCTCGCGCTGGTCTTGCTGTGAAACCTGGGACAGATATTGAGCCATATCTGGAACTCATCTCCGAATTTGATCAAATTCTCGTGATGACCGTTGAACCAGGTTTTGGCGGTCAATCATTTATCCCCGATGTCATGCCTAAGCTTGCGCTGCTCGATGAAGCTCGAAAGAAATCAGGACTAGACGTCTGGCTGCAAGTAGATGGTGGTATCACTCTGGACACCATCGTGATTGCCGCAGAAGCCGGTGCAGACACTTTTGTTGCTGGTTCAAGCGTCTATAACTCTGGAAATCCAGAAAAGGCCATTGCTGGTTTGAGAGCTGCAGCTCACTCTGCGCACAAGCACTAG
- a CDS encoding transcription antitermination factor NusB, with the protein MNNDKRPHTKGPRRSRPVTPSRLVAFEVLMAVDVDDAYANLALPAKIKEFGLSSNDAGLATELTYGTLRMQGFYDRVIANAAARDIDTIDLVVLNILRMGVHQLLNMRVAQHAAVDESVNLAEHMASLGAVGFVNAVLRRTSRHDLEDWQEFITQDISNSDERLAALYSHPVWIVRALKQSLEAEGRGEELESLLASDNLNPRVTLVELPGFVDANDEVEGEPTNYSPLGMSLNTGGDPTRFSRVREGVVRVQDEGSQLAALVLSRHHEITPGEKWLDMCAGPGGKAALLAAEATLGGAVLTANEVIPGRADLVRKALAILPDVNVVTGDGVDIGLVQPNNYDRILLDAPCTGLGALRRRPEARWRKSPKDVGDLTALQSQLLTSALQALKPGGVLAYVTCSPHLAETRAVVEGALRKNQNVSELDARSVLSEVAMESMDIAGDSLSVQLWPHRHGTDAMFISLLTKSE; encoded by the coding sequence GTGAACAACGACAAAAGACCGCATACAAAAGGACCACGACGTTCACGGCCAGTTACGCCATCGCGTCTGGTCGCTTTTGAGGTACTCATGGCCGTTGATGTTGATGACGCCTATGCAAACCTTGCCTTGCCCGCAAAGATCAAAGAGTTTGGACTCAGCTCAAATGATGCTGGCCTGGCCACAGAGCTCACTTATGGCACATTGCGGATGCAAGGGTTCTATGACCGTGTCATTGCAAATGCCGCAGCTCGTGATATCGACACCATTGATTTAGTTGTTTTGAACATTCTTCGCATGGGAGTTCATCAGCTCCTTAATATGCGAGTGGCACAGCATGCAGCCGTTGATGAAAGTGTGAACCTTGCCGAACACATGGCGTCACTCGGCGCGGTTGGCTTTGTCAACGCTGTCCTTCGTCGCACAAGTCGTCACGACCTAGAAGACTGGCAAGAGTTCATCACCCAGGACATCTCGAATTCAGATGAGCGACTCGCTGCTCTGTATTCGCATCCAGTGTGGATTGTTCGTGCTCTCAAACAGAGTTTGGAAGCAGAGGGTAGAGGTGAGGAGCTCGAGAGTCTTCTCGCAAGTGACAATCTCAATCCTCGAGTGACTCTAGTTGAGCTTCCAGGTTTCGTTGATGCCAACGACGAAGTAGAAGGTGAACCCACGAACTACTCACCTCTAGGGATGTCGTTGAATACTGGTGGTGACCCAACGCGTTTTTCTCGCGTGCGAGAAGGTGTCGTTCGTGTTCAAGATGAAGGTTCTCAACTTGCTGCACTCGTGCTCTCTCGTCACCACGAGATCACACCAGGCGAGAAGTGGCTGGATATGTGTGCAGGTCCAGGCGGCAAAGCGGCACTTCTGGCTGCAGAAGCAACACTAGGTGGAGCTGTATTAACAGCTAATGAAGTTATTCCTGGACGTGCAGACCTGGTTCGTAAAGCCTTAGCCATCCTTCCTGACGTTAACGTTGTTACCGGAGATGGTGTTGATATTGGACTGGTCCAGCCCAATAACTATGACCGTATTCTTCTTGATGCTCCATGTACTGGATTAGGAGCTCTGCGACGGCGTCCCGAGGCCAGATGGAGAAAATCTCCTAAGGATGTTGGTGATCTCACCGCGCTGCAGTCTCAACTTCTCACCAGCGCGCTTCAAGCGCTGAAGCCCGGGGGAGTTCTTGCCTATGTCACGTGTTCTCCGCACCTTGCCGAGACTCGAGCAGTAGTCGAAGGCGCACTTCGAAAGAATCAGAATGTTTCTGAGCTTGATGCGCGTTCTGTGTTATCTGAAGTAGCAATGGAATCCATGGATATTGCCGGAGATTCATTATCTGTTCAGCTGTGGCCGCATCGACATGGCACAGATGCCATGTTCATCTCACTTCTGACTAAGTCGGAATAG
- the fmt gene encoding methionyl-tRNA formyltransferase → MKIIFAGTPEAAVPTLEALISSDFEVVAVLTRPDAPQGRKRILTPSPVAQVAIAQGIPVIYANRIEDEVQKAIEDSAADLGVVVAYGALLPQQTLESVKLGWINLHFSTLPHWRGAAPVQWQVISGASQAGSSVFQLVQELDAGDVYDSREWPILPDETAGELLTRLSVLGARQVLDVVRSIDTRFAEPKPQIGESTYARKLSLEDAHLNLSQDSEFVYNQFRGVTPEPGAFVLIGDERLKIIEARIGTDEEVVPSAITSVSKKLYLGCVTGSLELISVQPAGKQGMSAMDWFRGLRQEVVHVS, encoded by the coding sequence GTGAAGATTATTTTCGCAGGCACTCCAGAGGCCGCTGTTCCCACCCTCGAAGCCCTGATCAGCAGTGACTTCGAGGTTGTTGCCGTGTTGACGAGGCCAGATGCACCTCAAGGTCGCAAGCGCATCTTGACTCCGTCTCCGGTAGCACAGGTTGCAATTGCCCAGGGTATTCCAGTGATTTACGCCAATCGCATTGAAGATGAAGTTCAGAAAGCAATTGAAGATTCTGCGGCAGACTTAGGTGTCGTGGTTGCATATGGTGCTTTACTCCCACAGCAGACTCTTGAATCTGTGAAACTAGGCTGGATCAATCTTCACTTCTCAACTTTGCCTCACTGGCGTGGTGCTGCACCGGTTCAGTGGCAGGTCATTTCTGGTGCATCACAGGCTGGTTCTTCTGTCTTTCAACTAGTTCAAGAACTAGATGCCGGTGATGTATATGACTCACGGGAGTGGCCCATCCTTCCGGATGAAACCGCGGGGGAGTTGCTGACGAGGCTCTCGGTTCTTGGTGCACGGCAAGTTTTAGATGTAGTGCGATCTATTGACACTAGGTTTGCAGAGCCCAAGCCTCAAATTGGTGAGTCAACCTACGCTCGAAAACTTTCTCTAGAAGATGCTCACCTCAACCTCTCTCAGGATTCAGAATTTGTCTATAACCAATTCAGAGGTGTTACTCCAGAACCTGGTGCCTTCGTCCTCATCGGTGACGAACGTCTCAAGATTATTGAGGCCCGAATAGGGACGGATGAAGAGGTAGTTCCTTCTGCAATCACCTCAGTTTCTAAAAAGCTTTATCTGGGATGCGTTACTGGTTCTCTAGAACTGATCAGCGTTCAACCGGCTGGTAAACAAGGAATGTCTGCCATGGACTGGTTTCGTGGCCTCAGACAGGAAGTAGTACACGTTTCGTGA